Part of the Lolium rigidum isolate FL_2022 chromosome 6, APGP_CSIRO_Lrig_0.1, whole genome shotgun sequence genome, AGCCAAAACAACTAGCTTTGGCGTTAAGCAACCGCAGGGCCCGTTTGGAAAAGGAAAGATGCCCCCAAATAAACCTGGCTAGAGACAGTGACCTATCACTGCCGCTGCTTTAACGCAAAACCCGAGCCCATCCCAGACCAATTACCCAGCAAAAGGTGTCTCACTCATCTAAACAAAAGGTGTCTCGCTCCATGTATACCCCACAGAGAGACAGAGATTGGGGAGAAGAAAGTAAATCACAACAAGTAGCAACTAGTACGGGTACTTTTGTGTACGGCAGTTTTCAAAGGTGTGCTTCGAATTCGGGGACCGGCAAGGAgatcatctgcacatgttcaatGCCGGATCTTGTAGGAGCCGTCGTATACAGTTTCTTGACCCACCATATACAACTTTCAAGCGTGTCTTGTAACTGAATTACTGATCACGCGCGCGCACATGTGTTTCGGTCTCTATCTGTAGCAAACATCAGGTGGAACTGCCCACTCTGTGAAGAAGATTAAACAGTGGAAACCATGCTCAAAAGATCGATTACACAAAGTGCAAAATAAAATACTTGGACAAACCGACATTATCTCTTCCAACCGCGATTCTTGAAATCTTACATGTTTGCACTTTGCAGAATGTCACCTCCCTTTGCTTGCATATGGTTTCCTTCAAGACTTCTACATGGTGTTCCTTCGTTCACATAGTTATCTCTATAGACTATAGCTATCCCTTGGCAAGAAAGGAAGAAGATCTCCATAACTATAATACTCTGATCTGCTATATGTGGAACACTCTACTGCAAGTTGCAACGTACCACCAACTCATGTTCTTCAGAAAGAGTGTCTGCCTTGCCCAGTTGCCCTTCCCTTTAGATCGAGAACATATAATATCAAAGGCTAATTCGACTGCAATGCCCTGCAATGTCTAGGGCTCTAGGCAGTGGATGCGGCGAGAGATTCTATCGTCCTATTTCGTCCTGTCGCTCCCGCGAGCGCAGGGCGAAACCCTCGCCTCCCCCCAACCTACAGCCCCTCCTCCCCCtgtccctccctcgccgccgccagagggcgtcgccgggcaaagccccggggcgccggcggcggcggggcttctCTCTCCCCgcgtggctgtggtggcgcgggccGGCGCGGTCGGCGGGGCGCCGTGCTCGagtccggcgcggcggcgcggtggctcgaccacGGCGTGGTGAAGGCGCAACGACGGCGGGGTGGCGGCGTGGCCTggccgggccggcgcggcctcgcgGCGGCGTGCCCGTGGCCAGGGGTGGCGGCGggcgggcccagatctgggcctgcGGGCCTAGGTCTGGGCCTCATCTGGGCTGCCTCGGGTGGGCAGCTCCGATGCGTCTGGTCGACGAGCGGCGAGGGCGCTGATTCATCCCCCCGATGTCCTGCGGCGGGCATCGTGGTGGGTGCCTCGGTCCGGCGTCCTCGACTCCTCGGGTTGTGAGGCAGCGGCGGGCGGCGTCTGCGGCGTGGATCTACGGTTCACGTCGGCCCCGGAGGTAGTAGCGGATGCCCTTGACTCCTGCTCACCTTTTCCCCACCTCCCGGACGAAAGTCCAAAATCTTGctgattgggcggcggcgacgcgcggcTGCGCCgtgaccttcttggaggcgccgccTGGGGAGGTTTGGGTAGGGTGGCGGAGCTGAAGGTTGAAGCTTTTGGGCAATGCTGGTTCATGAGCAGCTGCGGTGATCTTTGGCCCGTATGCGTGTGTCGACGGCAGTCTGCCCCATCCTCTGCAGGTGCTCCCGGCGGATTTCTCGTCGGCGGGGGTGTCCAAGTGCTCGGCAGTGTGGCCGGTTTGGTGTGATCTTCGTCAAGGTAGTCTTTCTCCAGGGCGGCGCCGGGTCCGGTGCCCAACACCTCTGCagcctctcgggtgagcttctctcATGTCCGATGGTTCGACGCCTTCGAGCCAGGCGAGAGGGCAGGGGCCCTCTTCGGCATGAGAACAGGTTGGTGCCTCGGGTGCTGTAGTCCTGGTTGTTCTCCTCGGATTCAAGACTACAACTCTGCTTCGGGCAGTGCCTCGCCGTGCCTCCGGCTGGTGTCCTTGGTGCCGAATAGCGGCGGTATGCACTTATGCAAGCTTGTCTCGCTCTTAGTGCAGTGTTGTAATTCGTTCTGTGTGTACCCTTGTATCTTTCTTGCCGTGGTGTGCGTGGTGTGGTGTAATGTTGtaactcctggccggttgatggctttgttaattcaaagcagggctttcgagccttatgtttaaaaaagtgGATGCGGCAGACGAGAACGTTCACAGGATGCTGAATTGGGCAGCCGAGGCAAAGTGTGAAAACGGCTGCTTCAGCTGAGGCCGCTAGATCCAGTCGCTAGTACAGCGATCCCACAACCTTTCCACTGCAATGAACCAAAATGATGAGCGAATATTCATCAGCTAGTTGTCCCTTATTATTGGATGTGGCACTTCCAATTTTTTTGAACGTGAGAAATAGATTATGAGCATATGGATTATGTTATATGTTGTGCCCATGCAAAATttattttacattttttgaaaacCTAAAAGTATTTCATACCAAATGGGGTGCGTACGTGATTGTAATTTCTCAAAAAAAGAGCGAACTAGTTTTTGTTTTTTGATAATGGGCGCTTTTATTACTCGAAAcaattacacccggcctctgcataacaagatgcacacagccgtccaAGTCTGACAAAACACAAGTTCTATGAAGATAAAAAAGATGTTGTACATATCAATAATGAGTAACTGTGCAAACGTCTATGTGACCGTTGGCGGCCcgatccgtagattatgctgccacccatattGGAAAAAAATATCCCGCGCCGtaacctccaaccgtgtacagacctccataaacaggtcgcggttcgccactttAGAGTACCGGTACATCTTTAGATAACCTGCAAGAGCGAACTAGTTTAAATGATACGGCTCAACCTAGATCCATGATTTtgacattttgcaaaaaaagattTGAAATCATTGTCTGCACACGGCTAATTAGCTCGGACCCCCACCACAGCCGTGTCTGGACTTCGGAGCCGAGATCGCCTCCCTCCCAGATCTGCACGAGTGCGGCTAGCTTTTCCTTGCTATGCCAAAAATCGTTGCAGCACTGCACCATGGTCCATGGTTGGTACGAATGTGtactctccttttttttttctagtAATATAATGCTCGTCTAGAAGGTCAGGCATGTAGCTCTCCGTCGCAACTCGGAGTCGGCAAGGAAGATATGAACAGCCAGAAAGCCTACCTTGCTGGACGAAATGCATAATTAAGAAGAGACACGGTGGGTGTGACGTCGAATCAGCCTGAGTAAAATAACGGGTGGCCGAGTCTTGTCAAAATATTTCATCCAGGCTTGAGGGAGATTAGGATGAGCTCCTGTAGAGACTATTATAGGATGTTCTCATCGATCGAGCCTTTTGCCGAACCGAGGTTTGAGAGAGCCAGCAAGATGCATTCAGCGATCTATTCGTCCATTTATTATCCAGTACCTAAGTAAGTAGTAGTACTAGTAATTATCACACGTACGCGGCACTCATTTTCGACAAGTTGGAGGAGCTGTTGGCGGTTCGCAATCCGTGCTCGCCATGGACCTCGGATCGCCACATACGTCGAGGCAAGGAAAGGGCGACAACTTTTCCGGTGCGGAGCTTTTGCGTGCGATccgtcgtcacagacaacggcccaGGACACAGGCAGCCATCGTGCTGCAAGCAACGTCTCATCCACCAGCGCTCAACGCCGTGATGGCGTGATGCCAAAAGGTTTCAGCTTCTAGTCCTATCCCGTGCTTCATGCGTGGTCCTGGCTCATGAGTTCGTTTCTGAAATATTCACTGAAAAAcgtgcacatagataaattgtacaGATAAAAGAATGGTGACACTCGGTAGTAGTTTCAAGGAGAATAATACATGCTTTATTGCTATATTTGCAGTGTACACAACAACTACACATGGAAATTTACCACGCTTGGGAAACCACAACCGCTCGCTGTTCCAACATAACATATGCTCCCAAATCACCAGAgacgagaaagaaaaaaaaatggactCCAAAATTCTTTTCATGAGGCCAATGATTGACGAGTCCCTCCAAATATGGTCAGCTAATTTCAGTAGGAAGCTGCAACTGCTTTTCTCTTATATACCTTGTCAAAATGCACGCACGAAGCACGTATAAAAAAGGATTTGATTCCTCGTATCACCACTTGTTCCATATCTGCAGGTTAAGCAAGCCAATCTTGAGCGCCATCAGATCTGCTGGAGCTCTCCTCATGTGCCCGCCGGATCATAATAAAACGTAAGAGGCTTGGTACGATGTGATGAGCACCACTGGGCCAGCTACGTGTTGTCATTGTGTAAGCAACAGATTTCCAGCACCAGATCTCATTCATCACAAGAGCTGCCGCAGCCATGCTGACACGCGTTTCCATTTGAGGTACCGACTGAAAGCTTAGGTTGACGCCTTCACAGACTATGAATCATAGCGAACACCGGATGtgaaagatgagaagaacccagcTGCTGGCCCAGGAAGAATGTCGCTGAGCTTCCCAACCTGCCCATCAGAGAGCATGGACCCCCATCTCGATGTGTTCTCCCCAAATTTGCTCCCAACCTGATAAACGACGAAGCAAGGATATGTTTTAGCTGAACATTGCTATTCAATTAGAATTTAGAAATAGATGTCATATCTCAAACCTAGCCAATATGCTTTGACTACGATAAAGAACTATATACAGCATCTTTTCAAATCCGCCTACCCAACTGGCCTTAATGAtattcaaccataaataaaagatTATGTTGACTTGATAAAAATGTTATGCACTAGTTTACAGTCAAGACATAAATCCATAGATGTGCATAATTCTCGTGATGTGTTGAACTGTACTAAGTTTCAGTAACTTCCTACATGACGATGCCAAAAGATCTTCCGCCAAGCAGAATGGGTATTGACATATGAGACAACATTTACGAGTAGCTACGCCATGCATTGTCGCCATTGGATAGTTTCACTTCAAAATTTAAATGCAAGGACAAGATAAAAAGAGTAATAAACATGGCTGGTTACTTACCTGGGTAACAAAAGACTTGAGCAATGGAGCAGCACTTCCAAGACTTGCATTATTATCATATTCTGAGGCGGTAGATCTTTCGCCATTCGAATATGATTTCCAGGGGCTTCTAGATGCTGAATCCTCAGATGGTGACTGTAGTGATGACTTGGGTGTTCTTGATGATAGAGCTGGGGCACTACAACCGGAAAAGGTGATCAGTGAAGCAGCTATAACCTAGAAACTAGCATGTTTGCTCATCACAACGAATCCTCGCAAAGGGGAAAAAAGGAACTCCGACCACAGGGCCCAAAGCAACAAGGGGAGACATATAGCAACACCAACCATCAAGCAGTCCTAATTACGCAGAAAGGAGACACTGAAAATATGTCTTTGACAATTCACCATGAGTGCTTTGTCAATTCTATAGCTTACTTTGTGTAATGAGACAGACGACAACTGTAACTAATTTTATTAGAAATGATGGCTTGCAACATTCTCATACGACTTCAAGGTATCTACTTAATTTCATGCAGAACTTATGATGTATGTATTGCAACATTGTCAGGTGAGTATGTGTAGGGTGTTCAAAAACCGTTCAACAGAAACTGTAGAAACAGTCCTACTAGAATTTTCAACTGGAGCTGCCCATATTTTATAACTGGAGCATGCTTTTAATAAATGGCTTACAGTTAAGACCGAACAATTATTTACCTGATTGGCaaatatttgaatcttggaaccTGAGAGCACCTCATAATATTTGAATCGGTGTTTGCTTTTGTTGGTAACTTTTGTACGGCGCCAGTATACATGTGATTCAGTTGAACCAAGAAACCGAAAAGAACAACGCAGCGTTTGTAAGACTGCTTCTCATTCTCCCACAAGTAATGTTCATACCTGTTTCAATCGAGACATGGTTAGGGAAGATTACTGAGCAACCTAATTTAGTCAAACGTTCATATTTATAACAGAGAAAATACTTACGTTGCCCAGTCTATTGGATCCAGTCTTTGTGAGAATTTATTTATCAACTTGTTTATCGGTTCTATGGTAGCTGAGTCTGCCTGGAATTGTGATTGTTTTCTCCTGTAGGAACTCTTAGCCATGGTGCTTGGTAAAGAGTCCtgtttcacttgtgtttcagAAGAGTTGGTGGGAGATTTTTTGCCTCCTGATAGGATATCACCAATGAAACGCAGATCTAGCAGTATTTGCAGAACACCTTTATCTGAAACCTGTGAGTTACCTAACTCGATAGATGCCAAAAGGTTTTCATAGATATTGATAACCTACATGAGTTTAAGTACATGTTAGTTCACTGACTACAATGGAAGTCTGCACTTTCATATCCAAACTTCACTGATACAGCTAGAAATGGAATATAATAGTTAACGCTTAAAACAAAAATGTTAATGGTGACACTTAAAACAATTACTTGGAAAACCAATCAGCAGATGATGTATTGCAGGCAAAATATGCTCAAGTGCCGGTGCACTGCAACAGAGTCAGAAATGTTCTATCATGGTATGTTAACTGATGACAAACAAATTTATGTCTTAAATGCATATAGCGACGATGTATTATTGTGTCATATGATTGACTTGTAGAAAAGAAAATTGAATTCACAAATTTcaaaataataaaagaaaaactatgccatttatgCACATGTATATTTTTGGGAGGAAAGAAGAATAGTTTTCTCTGCTGTGTAACAAAAAAGTTCAGTGATAACATTTACCTTTTATAGATTTTATCTTCCATTCTTGGGGAAAATTTGCGCAAGCAAAAGACACGAGTATGTACATGTTGAATTTTTTGGCATGTGTTCATAGTAGCCAAAACATGGCTATCGACATGTAGTGGCTACATGAAAGTGGACTGACAAATCCGTAACCTCTATGGAGTAAGAAACAAGGCATGATAATCAATTGCTTGCTGCTAGGCCTATATCAAGTGGCCGAGACAGTTAAAATTAAATCTGTTACACTGCCCTAACTCTCTGTTACCACAATCATCTTTTCGACTAGGATATATCTACAGAATGCAGACATTCTTTTCATGTAAACATAGACATATAGactttcaacaagactgaagagtgtCTATCAAAGATAGGTCAGACTCAAATTACTCTGTAACATGAATGCTGCTGAAAAATTCATACACACAAATAAGTCTGGCAATGGCACAGAGTAATTTTTGTGTATGAATCACACCCCTGAACTGTACCCAAGCATGGGCAGTTTGGAACCACAACTGAACCACACCCCTACCGCCCCGCAAAACTAAAGCTAAACCAAACTATACACATCATCCACCCAAACCAAAGCCAAAATCAAACCACTTGCCAATCTATGGGTTAAACCCGGTTCCTAGTTTTCGGTTGAAACTGTCGCAGGTCTCGCTCCACTCTTGCATGCTCCACCTTTGCACGTAGTATCAAAGCTAACTCTGCTAGATAGCTAGCCTGTTACGTTCTAGTGGCCTACAACAAGCAGCACAAAGCTAGCTCGCTTCTCCAATGAGCTAGTCGATATTTATGGCAGCACAACTGATGCATGCGACGCACAGGAGGCTCGCAAGTCTAGCACGAACAATCAAATTGCTGCTTTTGTGTCTAGGCGCTGAACTTAAAAGAAAACTGCTCAGGCCCATCTGAAAAACTGGGTCTTAACCTGAAGTTTTGGTCAGTTCCACCCGTAACTATTCAGACCCATAACTAATCAGACCCAACTGTTTACATCAGGAAACCAAGCTAACCCAAACTGTAGGACAGACATGGCCATTTCCAACCGAACTAAACAAACCCAGAATGGGAAACTAAACCATCCAACCCGGTTATGCTAAAACTATTCTCAGATTTACACACAAAGTTGATAATCATTGGTAGTATTACAGGTTATTTACATATGTCTGCTGTTTGGATCTGAAAACCTGTTGGTCTGATACCATATAAACAGTTGCATTCAGCTTTGCCTGAAACTGAATAAGAACTGATACTGCACTGGACTTGGTTCAAAACTGAGGTGCTTAATTATGTGCCTCTCCTCTCTCACTGGGAGAAACTTGATCTTGTATGTTTAGGTAAACCAGTCAGTGAAGACAATAAAATACCAGGCATTTTCTTGTATGTTTATGTGCTAACGCTGAAAGCTGATAGAGAATAGAAGCCACACGCTTGTTGCCTAACAAAAACACTATGATCATTTAAAGCGGTTCTGGCGGTTCTGTTCTTCTACACTTAGCTGTTAAACAATTCGTGGGTAAAGCTCCCCTATCTAACCAAATCACCATGATCCTTTGTGGGTAAGGCCACACCTTGATTTCAACTAGTTGTTCTTAGTGGCAACGGAGAAGCCGAGAAGGGCTCGAGAGCAAGGCAATTGGATGTGCTGGAGGAAGATGGGGAGGTGGTGCAAAGGGCAGCACTGCTAGGAAGCTGCATCCCTGTTCTGATGGAACTCGACACCGGTAATGAGGCGACGGGGAGAGAAGAGGAGACAAAGACCAGCTATGGAGGAGGCCAGTTTGGCGGTGACGGTTGCCCTGAGGAATTGAGGTGCCGGAACCTGGGAAATGCGATAAATGACACAGGGGGGCTGTTCATGGATTAAGCTGGAGAGATGATGCAGACCGATGGGGGAAGAGTGTCGGCCAGCTAAGGGACCGAGAAAAGTGGGCGCTAGCCTAGAAGAATATTTAGATGACTTTCTATGGCATGCATGTTTAAATGACTTTCTATGGCATGCATGTATCAGGGGCTTGGTCCAGATAGGATGCTTCTGTCTGATGAGTGGCAGGTATTCACTCTAAGACCTGGCAGACACACCATCACCACCAACTTACTTGTTTATAGGAGTTGAGTATGCCATGCTTTCTCAGCAAAGAACACAACTAGGAAAAGTAATTACAAAACTCAATAATCAGTGCTAACAAGCAAACAAATGCATCAAGTTATTTGTTTTTTATGGAGACGCGTGGTAAAGCAGCTTAGTTACAAAACAAGTCGAAGAACTCCTGGGTTCTTCCCTACAAGTAATCAAGTATCAGAACAATAAAATAGTGTTATGCATCTTGATAAATTGCAATCATAGAACATACCTTCTGTAGTAACTCCCACGCAAACTTATGCAATACAATTCTGTCCAGGATGTGCCCTCCAATTTTATGTATCTCCAGACATGATTGGTAAAGAAAAGATATAATGTACAGTGAAGGCATGGATGGAAGAGCGATTTGCATCTCCACGGGTCCATCAGTCGGTTCCTCTTGTTTGATGACTGTTACTTCCCATCCCTGACAAGGCAACCATACCAACAATCAAAACAACCAGCATACATATCTATGCAATATGTAACAAAAGATAAGATGTTTATTTTTTTACATTGAAATAGCTCGATAGAACAATGGAGTGATGCTGAAATCTTTAAATAGAACTTAACGACTGTATATAGACAAATCCATTTCAGAAGTACAACTACAGGAAAAATAATTATTTAGTGTCTCGAAAAGGTGCGCCTTTAGGGTACAACTCCATTAACCATCCTAGGAGATATTATTCCCAGGTTGTGGTTCTGCCTCACGCAAAACCAAACTTCTTAAAGTACAACCATCTACATTGTTCCAGAATTTCTGAAATAATACTATAGTGGCACTTAATTACAGAGAAAATGTCTCCTTTCTGTTCAGTCATGTCCAACAGGATGCATAATTATGACAATTTACAAGTTATATGAGTCACTGATGTAATtctacatatatatcttcataggaAACATAGCTAAAGTCTGCCCTAGTAATAGTATGAATAGCATGAGACACATAGCTAGATACGTCAGTGTGATATGTACtaagaatgatccagaacaaaaaTGAAAAACGAGTGGCGCTCAGGGCGTACCCTTAAAGGGGCTGATGACGCTAATGAATCATCTGCATTAAGAGCATATGAAAGAAGGCCCGACAATTCAGCGGCCACCCATGTGATCCACAAAGTGTGAGCTGTAATGCATAGTGCCTTTAAGGTCCTGTTGAGTTCATCAAGTTTGGGATTGGAGCTATCATCAGCACCAAACAAGGAAGCAGCTGCAGCAAGAGGTTGCCTTCTTGGGCTGTCAGAAAACTGATTTCCAGGACTCCTAGGGCTGTCAAATGTGTGCCTCCTGGGGGTAAAAGGTACCGCCGAATCAAACGATGCTCTTGAATGTCTTGGCGTGGGCGATGATAACCTGGCAAATGCTGCACCACCAGAATCCTTTACCCACTGCCTTGGGGAGCTTAGTATCAGGGGTACATGACTTGAATGATATCTTAACGCAAACAAGAGGCGGCCAATGAAAAGAGACCTCTCCACAATAATGGATGCAGCAAGCTCACTGACATCACCCCTTTTGGTTCCCAATGAATCAGAGAGCTTTCCCAGTTCGGCTTCTAAATTGTTCAGTACTCCCAAGATGGTCCTGTAGCATTTCTCCTGAAGGTAGGGCACCAATTCCTTCAACCTCGGAACAGAATTGTGTGACTCAACAAAGATTAACAGGTCCTCAAGAATACTTTTGCATTTGCTGTCAATTGCATTCTTGATGCGGCTAACTTCCGGCCCAAAATACGAGTCTAGGCAGCTGTGGAAGTCATTCTCGTCAGCAATCGGTTTCAAGTGTGCCAAAACTCCCCCTTTCTTGATCTTAGACTCCGAGAACCATACGCTGCCTCCAGTGGAAGCTTTTCTCATATGCACCAGGAAATCGGCAGCATCCTTTGGATCAGCATTGGCACCGATCGCCTCAACCGATTCCATCACATTAACAGTGCCACCCAAGCTATCAAATTCTGAATGAACAATGTCCTTCATTCGTCGGACAAATGCTTCCTCCATCCAGTCCTCAAACACATCCTTCCCTTCTTTCAAGATCAACCCGCGGATTTGATCCCATGGGGATTCAATCTCTGACCCAAACACGCTCTTGAGCCACTGCTCCAAACTCGATTCCAGTCCTTTCCTCCCATCTAGCGTCTCACGCATAAGCCGCTGTACCGAGCCAAGCCCCTCCCCACTTCCAATGGCGTCAACTAGCCTCTGCGCGCCCGCAACCACCCCGAAGATCTCATCGCAGCATTCCTTAAGCCAGCCTGTACAGGTTTGTGCCACAGCATCGGGCTCAAGTAGCACCATGGTAGCCTCAAGCTGATCCCAGTGCTCTCTCCACATGCGCGTCTCGTCGTCAGGGTCTGGAATGCCACCGAACAGCTGCGCGGGGGGCGGTGACTCGAGCACCgtcttgtagaacagcggcagctCGGTGAGCGCGTGCACAAACAGCTGCCCGACGTGGCCGAGGGTGACCCGGACGATCCGGGCGACGTCGCAGAGCACGGAGGCGTAGGCGGCCGGATCCGAGGCTAGGTCGGCTAGAGCCTGGGAGATccaggcgcggcgcgaggagaggagcaggagcagcgccTGGGACGGGGTGAGCGACGGCGcgtcgatggcggcgacggcggcgagcgcgtcggcgtgggccgcgacggggaggcggcggtcggcgaggcgCTCGCGGGCGCGCTGCGCGATCTGGGGCCGGAACGCCTCCACGAGCTGCGCCTGGTGCGCGAGGAGCGggaagcgcgcggcggcggcggcgtcgcgggAGAGCAGGCGGTGCACGGCCTGCGCCCGCGCGTACCGCCCCGCGGCCTCCAGGAGCATGCCCTCGTCGAGGCGGCCCCAGATGTGCTCGGGCGTGTCGACGAGGTACTTGGCGCGGGCCGCGGCGGCGTAGAGCCGCGCGCGGGCGCCGGACGGGGCGGCGCTGGTGGGCGCCTCGGGGGGCGgcggggagagggaggagagggagtcgGCGACGCGGGCGAGGTTGCGGGAGATGGCGTCGGAGGAGTGCTTGATGAGCAGGATGGAGTCGGCGGAGTCGAGGAGGTCGCGGTAGCTGCGGCCGACGAGCTGGCGGAGGTCCTCCTCCTTGGCGGCGATCTCGCGGCGCGTGGCGGCCTCCGCCGCGCGGATCTCGGCGATGCGCCTGGTGCGGAAGAGCTCCTCGGCGtcggccacgccgccgccggaggcaGCCGCGGCGGGCATCGTGGCCGCGGTTTTCCGGCGAGATCCAGGAGCGGGTCGGGTGAGGGTGGGAGGGAGGGAGACTGCTTGCTAGAATGCTAGCAGAAGATGCACGGTTGATTCAGTTTTGCGGTGGTGGGCTTTGGGTTTGCGAGGGTGCACTGCAGGTGGAGTGGTGGACCACGATAGCCCCCACTCATGGTTTTTTCAAGGAAAAAGGTATACATTGAGTACAATAGAATGAACAAGATGAGTTATAAAAAAATGAACTAGATATGaaaatttcaaacaaaaaatTGAGAATCAAGGAAAAAGGTATACATTGAGTACAATAGAATGAACAAGATGAGTTGTAAAAAAAATGAACTAGATATGAAAAATTCTAACAAAAAATTGAGAATTAAAAACGCACAATTCATGCGAATAGGCCCTCTTGAATCTTGATCTTTTATTTCAGAATTATTTTCaatatatattttttcttttatCTGTTTATTTCTCGTAACGTATACTAAATTGCAGCGCCAAATCGATGACATTGCAGTTTGATTTCGTACCAATATTGTGAAACAATCTAGATGTTTTAATGATCATCTGCACTATTCTTTTTTTGTTGGTATCATGGCACTATAATTTAAAGGTTTGTAGAACTAGATATGTTCTCGACCTGATGGCCAGGCATCTCAAATGATCTAACTTCTAGGGAGCTTGATGGTGTGGAAGGCATACTAGGGTGTTAAGATAAAGTATCCGATAATCCTAAAATCGCCACATCTCAGTTAAATCCAAATTCACTAGGTCAGCCAATAATGAATGTATATTGTCCAAAATGTAATACTTGCACAAATTCGTTTATACTCTCTAACAAAACTGATCATATTGAGGCACGTATCATTCTTGTGATTAAAGAAGTGCATGCCAGAGTTGGTTGTAGAACTCGTGTGCCAGATTCTCATCAACCGAATACTGCCTCGATTCCTAAAAGAATGTGTAATTATTTAAAAGTCAAATAATAAAAACACCATTAACACCTATACTACCAAATCAAATACCAATGGATACATTGTGATAGATGTTTTCATAGGATTTGTAGTATTATACAGGTGTTGACAACGTTTTCTATAAGCTTGCTAACACTTCAAATTGTTTCACTCTGAAAAAACTTATAGActttctttctggaaaaagaaggAGCTTCATCATAGACATGGTTTTCAAGTCGCGACTAAAAAATTAGCCACTAACCCAGCGGCAATGTGATTATTCGATGAAAGTAGATGCATGGTCTCCATAAGTCATTATTTAGCCGCGAGTCGACGTGGTTTTGGGAGGATGACTCCGCGACTACACAACAACTCAAATACAGCCGTAGACCCAAAAAAAGGAGAAAGGGTTGAAGGATGCACTACAAGATCACTGATAGGAATCGAAAGCATATTTTATTCGTGACCAAATGCTATTCTAAAGTATAGTTGTTTTGGACGTTAATGAAACATAACATACATGGAGTTTGAAGATACACAATTTTATTTCACAGA contains:
- the LOC124659214 gene encoding conserved oligomeric Golgi complex subunit 1 translates to MPAAAASGGGVADAEELFRTRRIAEIRAAEAATRREIAAKEEDLRQLVGRSYRDLLDSADSILLIKHSSDAISRNLARVADSLSSLSPPPPEAPTSAAPSGARARLYAAAARAKYLVDTPEHIWGRLDEGMLLEAAGRYARAQAVHRLLSRDAAAAARFPLLAHQAQLVEAFRPQIAQRARERLADRRLPVAAHADALAAVAAIDAPSLTPSQALLLLLSSRRAWISQALADLASDPAAYASVLCDVARIVRVTLGHVGQLFVHALTELPLFYKTVLESPPPAQLFGGIPDPDDETRMWREHWDQLEATMVLLEPDAVAQTCTGWLKECCDEIFGVVAGAQRLVDAIGSGEGLGSVQRLMRETLDGRKGLESSLEQWLKSVFGSEIESPWDQIRGLILKEGKDVFEDWMEEAFVRRMKDIVHSEFDSLGGTVNVMESVEAIGANADPKDAADFLVHMRKASTGGSVWFSESKIKKGGVLAHLKPIADENDFHSCLDSYFGPEVSRIKNAIDSKCKSILEDLLIFVESHNSVPRLKELVPYLQEKCYRTILGVLNNLEAELGKLSDSLGTKRGDVSELAASIIVERSLFIGRLLFALRYHSSHVPLILSSPRQWVKDSGGAAFARLSSPTPRHSRASFDSAVPFTPRRHTFDSPRSPGNQFSDSPRRQPLAAAASLFGADDSSNPKLDELNRTLKALCITAHTLWITWVAAELSGLLSYALNADDSLASSAPLRGWEVTVIKQEEPTDGPVEMQIALPSMPSLYIISFLYQSCLEIHKIGGHILDRIVLHKFAWELLQKVINIYENLLASIELGNSQVSDKGVLQILLDLRFIGDILSGGKKSPTNSSETQVKQDSLPSTMAKSSYRRKQSQFQADSATIEPINKLINKFSQRLDPIDWATYEHYLWENEKQSYKRCVVLFGFLVQLNHMYTGAVQKLPTKANTDSNIMRCSQVPRFKYLPISAPALSSRTPKSSLQSPSEDSASRSPWKSYSNGERSTASEYDNNASLGSAAPLLKSFVTQVGSKFGENTSRWGSMLSDGQVGKLSDILPGPAAGFFSSFTSGVRYDS